Proteins found in one Nostoc sp. NIES-3756 genomic segment:
- the miaA gene encoding tRNA (adenosine(37)-N6)-dimethylallyltransferase MiaA, giving the protein MTKLIVICGATATGKSGLALGLAKRLGSVILSADSRQVYREFNIGTAKPSLAEQQAVPHYLIDICNPKETMTVADYQEQAQALINSLPNSPLLLVGGTGLYIRSIVQGMKIPRVAPNYELRSQLQSLGQTTLYGILQQVDPIAAQKIHPNDPVRTLRALEVFYVTGVSISEQQGENPPDYPILQIGLDCEMDKLGDVYDGLPLRIHKRTQQMIADGLVAEVEYLCQKYGADLPLLNTLGYQEIKEYLAGKISLEEAKELTVLHTRQFAKRQRTWFRAYPQIEWFDANDPDLLEKVWQRIQQ; this is encoded by the coding sequence ATGACTAAATTAATAGTAATTTGTGGGGCGACAGCGACGGGTAAATCTGGTTTGGCTTTAGGGTTAGCCAAGCGGCTAGGTTCTGTGATTCTTAGTGCTGATTCTCGTCAGGTGTATCGTGAGTTTAATATTGGTACTGCTAAACCCAGTTTGGCAGAACAACAAGCGGTTCCTCATTATTTAATAGATATCTGCAATCCTAAAGAGACGATGACGGTAGCAGATTATCAAGAACAAGCACAAGCATTAATTAATTCTCTACCAAATTCACCACTTTTGTTAGTAGGTGGTACTGGTTTATACATTCGATCGATTGTGCAAGGAATGAAAATACCAAGGGTTGCACCGAATTATGAATTGCGATCGCAACTGCAATCTCTCGGACAAACCACACTCTACGGCATATTACAACAAGTTGACCCTATTGCTGCTCAAAAAATTCATCCCAATGACCCCGTAAGAACTTTACGAGCGTTAGAAGTATTTTATGTAACTGGTGTATCCATATCTGAACAACAAGGAGAAAACCCCCCAGATTACCCCATTTTACAAATTGGTTTGGATTGTGAGATGGATAAATTAGGCGATGTCTACGACGGGCTACCCCTACGCATTCACAAACGCACCCAGCAAATGATAGCAGATGGTTTAGTTGCTGAGGTTGAATATCTTTGTCAAAAATATGGTGCTGATTTGCCTTTACTAAATACGTTGGGATATCAAGAAATCAAGGAATATTTAGCAGGTAAAATCTCATTAGAGGAGGCGAAAGAATTAACGGTTTTACATACAAGACAATTTGCCAAACGTCAGCGCACATGGTTTAGAGCATATCCCCAAATTGAATGGTTTGATGCTAATGACCCTGATTTATTAGAGAAAGTTTGGCAGCGCATACAACAGTAG
- the gyrB gene encoding DNA topoisomerase (ATP-hydrolyzing) subunit B translates to MTSSYSADQIQVLEGLEAVRKRPGMYIGSTGPRGLHHLVYEVVDNSIDEALAGYCTHIEIDINADGSVTVTDDGRGIPTDTHSRTGKSALETVLTVLHAGGKFGGGGYKVSGGLHGVGISVVNALSEVVEVTVWRDKKVHTQRYERGVPVTELIAKPYKEARTGTSVSFKPDTQIFTTGIEFDYITLAGRLRELAYLNAGVKITFTDSRLDLLKSDTPKVETYEYKGGIKEYVAYMNRDKQALHEEIIYVQGERNNVQIEVSLQWCTDAYTDNVLGFANNIRTVDGGTHLEGLKAVLTRTLNAIARKRNKIKENEPNLSGEHVREGLTAVISVKVPDPEFEGQTKTKLGNTEVRGIVDSLVGEVLTEYLEFHPSIADSILDKAIQAFKAAEAARHARELVRRKSVLESSPLPGKLADCSSRDPSESEIYIVEGDSAGGSAKQGRDRRTQAILPLRGKILNIEKTDDSKIYKNNEIQALITALGLGVKGEEFDSSQLRYHRIIIMTDADVDGAHIRTLLLTFFYRYQRSLIEQGFIYIACPPLFKVERGRNYEYCYSERELQQAIAKFPANANYTIQRFKGLGEMMPEQLWTTTMNPETRTLKQVEIEDAAEADRIFTILMGDRVAPRREFIETYGSKLNLTDLDI, encoded by the coding sequence ATGACGAGCAGTTACAGTGCCGATCAGATTCAAGTTCTGGAAGGTCTGGAAGCCGTCCGCAAACGACCGGGGATGTACATCGGTTCTACCGGGCCGCGAGGACTCCACCATCTTGTTTATGAGGTGGTAGACAACTCTATTGATGAAGCATTGGCAGGTTACTGCACTCATATAGAGATTGACATCAATGCAGATGGTTCCGTGACTGTCACAGATGATGGTCGGGGGATTCCTACAGATACTCACTCGCGCACGGGGAAATCGGCGTTAGAAACTGTATTAACCGTGCTACATGCTGGGGGTAAGTTTGGTGGCGGTGGTTACAAAGTTTCTGGAGGATTACACGGGGTTGGTATTTCTGTTGTTAACGCCCTGTCAGAAGTTGTCGAAGTAACAGTCTGGCGGGATAAAAAAGTTCATACCCAACGTTACGAACGTGGTGTTCCTGTTACCGAACTCATCGCTAAACCTTATAAAGAAGCGAGAACGGGAACATCTGTCAGCTTCAAGCCAGATACGCAAATCTTTACTACTGGGATTGAATTTGATTACATTACCCTAGCAGGTCGCTTGCGAGAGTTGGCATATCTTAATGCAGGAGTAAAAATAACTTTTACCGATAGCCGTTTAGACCTGCTTAAGAGTGATACACCCAAAGTAGAAACTTATGAATATAAGGGTGGAATCAAAGAATACGTTGCTTACATGAACCGTGACAAGCAAGCACTTCATGAAGAAATTATTTATGTGCAAGGTGAACGTAATAACGTCCAAATAGAAGTTTCTTTACAGTGGTGTACGGATGCTTATACAGACAACGTGCTAGGTTTTGCTAACAACATCCGCACCGTTGACGGCGGTACACACTTGGAAGGTTTGAAGGCGGTTCTAACTCGCACATTAAATGCGATCGCTCGTAAGCGTAATAAGATTAAAGAAAATGAACCAAACCTCAGTGGTGAACACGTCCGCGAAGGTTTGACGGCTGTTATTTCTGTTAAAGTACCAGACCCAGAATTTGAAGGACAAACCAAAACCAAACTTGGTAACACCGAAGTCAGAGGTATTGTTGATTCTTTAGTCGGCGAAGTCCTTACCGAATACCTAGAATTTCACCCCAGCATTGCTGACTCAATTTTAGATAAAGCTATCCAAGCCTTCAAAGCTGCTGAAGCAGCACGCCACGCCAGGGAGTTAGTCAGACGTAAATCTGTATTAGAATCTTCCCCATTACCTGGTAAATTGGCAGACTGTAGTTCCCGTGACCCTAGTGAATCAGAAATTTATATTGTAGAAGGTGATTCAGCAGGTGGTAGTGCCAAACAAGGACGCGATCGCCGCACTCAAGCTATTCTGCCTCTACGTGGTAAAATTCTTAACATAGAGAAAACTGACGATTCCAAAATCTATAAAAATAACGAAATTCAGGCATTAATTACAGCCTTGGGTTTAGGGGTAAAAGGTGAAGAATTTGACTCCAGCCAACTACGTTATCACCGCATCATCATTATGACCGACGCGGACGTAGACGGGGCGCATATTCGTACATTACTATTGACCTTCTTTTATAGATACCAGCGATCGCTCATCGAACAAGGTTTTATATACATCGCTTGTCCCCCATTATTTAAAGTAGAACGGGGACGCAATTATGAATATTGCTATAGCGAGCGTGAATTGCAACAAGCGATCGCCAAATTTCCAGCTAACGCTAACTATACCATCCAACGCTTCAAAGGTTTAGGTGAAATGATGCCGGAACAACTCTGGACAACCACCATGAACCCGGAAACCCGTACCCTCAAGCAAGTAGAAATTGAAGATGCTGCCGAAGCAGATCGCATCTTTACAATCTTAATGGGCGATCGAGTCGCACCAAGACGCGAATTTATCGAAACCTACGGTTCTAAACTTAACCTCACAGATTTAGATATCTAA